From the genome of bacterium, one region includes:
- a CDS encoding radical SAM protein: MNIKFPEFIGVQFTQRCNLRCKMCFQWGPKGFYRNKKFNLFREEINVEKWYKFFDQISKYKPTIVFWGGEPLLYRDIREIMKYIKSKELRSAMITNGTLLEEYAEDIVSNVDRVAVSLDGPEKINDSIRGKGVFSKVMKGLRKIEKIKKEHMRQLPQLQFLYTITNENYKYIIDFFNYIKDNFDAHSFFFQIAWFHTPQMRKRYKWEMKTFLECDAISCDGWISTNHIGINPEEVEKAFHEIAQSKGSSRLILLDCMRDVKKFLEEPTYTFGYTECAAINERIGILPNGDVVFCTDYPDYILGNIFTQNILDIWYGERAERFRNVLKRRGLFSICSRCSSFYGYDVDYLSRRSARRG, translated from the coding sequence ATGAACATTAAATTTCCTGAATTTATTGGTGTGCAATTTACTCAACGCTGTAATTTGAGATGTAAAATGTGTTTTCAATGGGGACCGAAAGGATTCTATCGCAATAAAAAATTTAATTTATTTCGAGAAGAAATAAATGTAGAAAAATGGTATAAATTTTTTGACCAAATATCAAAGTATAAACCTACAATCGTTTTCTGGGGTGGAGAACCGTTGTTATACCGGGATATAAGAGAAATAATGAAATATATCAAATCTAAAGAATTAAGATCAGCAATGATAACAAATGGCACTCTTTTGGAAGAATACGCGGAGGACATTGTGTCAAATGTTGACAGGGTAGCAGTTTCTTTAGATGGACCGGAAAAAATTAATGATAGTATCCGAGGCAAAGGTGTATTTTCGAAAGTTATGAAAGGGTTAAGAAAGATAGAGAAAATAAAGAAAGAACATATGAGGCAACTTCCCCAATTACAATTTCTTTATACCATTACTAATGAAAATTATAAATATATAATAGATTTCTTCAATTACATAAAAGATAATTTTGATGCACATTCTTTCTTCTTTCAGATTGCATGGTTTCATACACCCCAGATGAGGAAACGGTATAAGTGGGAGATGAAAACCTTTTTGGAATGTGATGCAATTTCTTGCGATGGTTGGATAAGTACGAATCACATAGGTATAAATCCTGAAGAGGTAGAAAAAGCCTTCCATGAAATTGCGCAATCCAAAGGGAGTTCAAGATTAATTCTTCTTGATTGTATGAGAGATGTTAAAAAGTTCCTGGAGGAACCCACTTATACTTTCGGATATACAGAGTGCGCTGCTATTAATGAGCGCATTGGTATATTGCCTAACGGCGACGTAGTATTTTGTACTGACTATCCTGACTATATTCTTGGAAACATTTTTACCCAGAATATCCTTGATATATGGTATGGGGAAAGAGCAGAAAGGTTCAGGAATGTCTTAAAAAGAAGAGGACTTTTTTCAATATGTAGCAGATGTTCTTCCTTCTATGGATATGATGTAGATTATTTATCAAGAAGATCTGCAAGGAGAGGATGA
- a CDS encoding nucleotide disphospho-sugar-binding domain-containing protein has translation MKGKKTRILFEPISTGLGHIIRCLSIANELKSENFNITFAVKKERCDFIKSAGFDKVYPLTEEEDKPDFFQKIQSFSKPGYIEQCIAEELKIIDDFKPNLIISDGRYTTGISARATKIKWISIVLAIQIPSGIKAAAEPLYKVRDSNKKALESWLQIIFPHGVKPMLASMGPDTFLAIAEKNARNFHPFLEKFKLPLVNSVYDLLLSPELSFIPSTPSISVVPELPINTYYIGPQPASQYVGPIFSNSDYNLSHFDLEIDDERPVIYVTFGGMAGVVRDRVGKVYEIILQVLGNTDVQVVIANPDLRLKNLPENIQITPYVPSNLILRLKNVILLCHGGLGTLMENLAYGNASIALPFSIEQLSNAERIKELGAGMWMYPNQIEPSNICAMVDEIKNNPRYKEGARKVQQDIAAYQGAGLAVKLLKGHL, from the coding sequence ATGAAAGGCAAAAAAACCAGGATTCTCTTCGAGCCCATATCTACAGGTCTTGGACATATTATACGTTGTTTGTCAATTGCCAATGAGTTGAAAAGTGAAAATTTCAATATTACCTTTGCGGTAAAGAAAGAGCGATGTGATTTTATTAAGAGTGCTGGTTTCGATAAAGTCTACCCACTAACAGAAGAAGAAGATAAACCTGACTTCTTTCAGAAGATTCAAAGCTTCAGTAAACCAGGTTATATTGAACAGTGTATTGCTGAAGAACTCAAGATTATTGATGATTTTAAACCTAACTTGATTATTAGTGATGGTCGATACACTACTGGTATTTCTGCTCGGGCAACCAAAATAAAGTGGATATCTATTGTCTTGGCAATACAGATACCTTCTGGAATTAAAGCCGCTGCTGAACCGCTTTACAAGGTAAGAGATTCCAATAAAAAAGCTCTTGAATCGTGGTTACAGATTATTTTTCCACATGGAGTCAAGCCTATGCTAGCCAGTATGGGACCAGATACCTTTTTGGCTATAGCTGAAAAAAATGCAAGGAATTTTCATCCATTTTTAGAAAAATTTAAATTACCTTTAGTAAATAGTGTTTATGACTTGCTATTATCCCCTGAGCTAAGTTTCATTCCATCCACTCCTTCTATAAGTGTAGTACCCGAGTTACCTATTAATACTTACTATATCGGTCCCCAACCAGCATCTCAATATGTGGGTCCTATATTTTCAAATAGTGATTACAATTTATCACATTTTGACTTAGAAATCGACGATGAAAGACCAGTTATTTATGTAACTTTTGGTGGAATGGCGGGCGTTGTACGAGATAGGGTAGGAAAAGTATATGAGATAATTTTGCAGGTACTTGGCAACACTGATGTACAAGTGGTAATAGCAAATCCCGATTTGAGATTAAAGAATTTACCAGAGAATATCCAAATTACGCCATATGTCCCAAGTAATCTTATCCTTAGATTAAAAAATGTGATTCTCTTATGTCATGGTGGATTAGGAACACTGATGGAAAATTTAGCTTATGGAAATGCCAGTATAGCGTTGCCTTTTAGTATAGAACAATTAAGTAATGCGGAAAGGATAAAAGAATTAGGTGCTGGTATGTGGATGTATCCAAATCAAATCGAACCAAGTAATATTTGTGCAATGGTCGATGAAATCAAAAATAATCCAAGGTATAAAGAAGGGGCCAGAAAAGTACAACAGGATATTGCTGCTTATCAGGGTGCAGGGTTAGCAGTAAAATTATTAAAGGGACATCTTTAA
- a CDS encoding radical SAM protein, with product MELRENKQKTKSLLISFVTDIFGIDCFFPDNGLASLASALIVNGHKTKILDFGTLEMRRRLNPPFLTKWNKKLFLEKDKRKRWTTNFVVNLQILLIKNILRIIKWRYTNEVTKKLISKINEEDIDFIGFKLWNGESFRKSCEMVKKIKRQIPLIKIFGGGPAVDIAKDKILKVFNDFDVLVRGEGEETIVQLAEYVVGQRNLEDIPNVIFEKNGEIVTTPIKRIENLDSLPLPVYDEDVYLSLNNNQKIKIIIVEDSRGCPYSCAFCGHSIKSGVKQRSKSPERIVKEIKYYLSRYNVDTFYFGGSNTPKRLIEKVSEKIVEENLKVKFCILTDARSSGGNSFQKMKNAGGISVFFGIESGNQGILDKMKKGIRLEQIKKSVILAKKAGLFVSGSFIYPAPFDNDETKNDTIKFISELALDATNVLFPVIYPGIAWAEDASSYNIEILMSKERFLEYIMFNLCSLYLGCPDKLPPLPYKINGQDFKSLVKEWESMQKTLREKGIKSVDPLYPLIAAKVNIPVDTLDHRINKTLLNGDYRLLEDLIERINLGNRE from the coding sequence ATGGAATTAAGAGAAAATAAACAAAAGACAAAAAGTCTTCTCATAAGTTTCGTCACTGATATTTTTGGTATAGATTGTTTTTTTCCAGATAATGGTCTTGCTAGTCTGGCTTCAGCGCTTATTGTAAATGGCCATAAAACAAAAATTTTAGATTTTGGGACCTTAGAGATGAGACGAAGATTAAATCCCCCGTTCCTTACAAAATGGAATAAGAAATTATTTCTTGAAAAGGATAAAAGGAAAAGATGGACAACAAACTTTGTTGTGAATCTTCAAATTTTATTGATTAAGAATATCCTAAGAATAATAAAGTGGCGATACACAAATGAGGTTACAAAAAAGCTTATTTCTAAAATTAACGAAGAAGACATTGATTTTATAGGATTTAAATTGTGGAATGGAGAATCCTTTAGAAAGTCGTGTGAAATGGTTAAAAAAATTAAAAGACAAATTCCCTTAATAAAAATTTTTGGTGGTGGTCCAGCAGTGGATATAGCAAAAGATAAAATTTTAAAAGTCTTTAATGATTTTGATGTTTTAGTGCGTGGAGAAGGCGAAGAGACAATCGTTCAATTGGCTGAATATGTTGTAGGGCAAAGGAACCTTGAGGATATACCAAATGTTATTTTTGAGAAAAATGGTGAAATAGTGACTACTCCTATAAAAAGAATAGAAAACTTAGACAGCCTACCTTTACCGGTATATGATGAAGATGTTTATCTAAGTTTAAATAATAATCAAAAGATTAAAATAATTATAGTTGAAGACTCTAGGGGCTGTCCATACTCATGTGCATTTTGTGGTCATTCTATTAAAAGTGGAGTTAAGCAAAGATCCAAAAGTCCTGAGCGAATAGTAAAAGAAATAAAATACTACCTTTCTCGATATAATGTTGATACTTTCTATTTTGGAGGTTCCAATACTCCCAAGAGATTAATCGAAAAAGTTTCCGAAAAGATCGTGGAAGAAAACCTTAAAGTTAAATTTTGTATATTAACTGATGCCCGATCTTCGGGGGGGAATTCTTTCCAAAAGATGAAAAATGCAGGTGGGATTTCAGTGTTTTTTGGTATCGAATCAGGCAATCAAGGTATACTTGATAAGATGAAAAAGGGGATAAGGCTTGAACAGATAAAAAAGAGTGTTATCTTGGCTAAAAAAGCTGGACTTTTTGTTTCAGGGAGTTTTATTTATCCTGCCCCTTTTGATAATGACGAAACTAAAAATGATACTATCAAGTTCATCTCTGAATTAGCGTTGGATGCGACAAATGTGTTGTTTCCAGTAATCTATCCAGGAATAGCGTGGGCAGAAGATGCTTCCAGTTATAATATCGAGATTCTGATGAGTAAAGAAAGATTTCTAGAATATATTATGTTTAATCTCTGTTCGTTATATTTAGGCTGTCCCGATAAATTGCCTCCATTACCGTATAAGATAAATGGACAGGACTTTAAAAGCCTAGTAAAAGAGTGGGAGAGCATGCAAAAGACCCTAAGAGAAAAAGGGATAAAAAGTGTTGATCCTCTATATCCTTTAATTGCAGCGAAAGTTAATATTCCAGTTGATACGCTTGACCATAGAATAAATAAGACTCTTTTGAATGGAGATTATCGTTTATTAGAAGATTTGATCGAGAGGATAAATTTAGGGAATAGAGAATAA
- a CDS encoding glycosyltransferase family 4 protein, with product MRIALLSKFFLPQTGGIETHVYELADSLAKEGHKVFLITTYENYLNLKKRRFKFKILDVKSPIDNILHKKSISQRRIGGLKAFTSEEAFIIAKKLKEVGIDIIHAHDPFSCYTSIFVKYMIYKPVVLTMHTSHGVLVNNDCYQGMCEGYNENKCIRCEQERFYKSEPIYRIFDMRMRRLFLSNADKIIFVSRKDKEDLVKYQGLKNNVVYINNWVCLKKKRVDGGDKLRKRFNLSQKNKIILCVGRIVPQKGVEYLIRALPLVLKRYPECKVILTGRIKQKWMPSSYGELVESLIKKLGLENNIIFTGEIPKEEMPAIYKLAEVMAFPTLHENYGLVNLEAMAAGIPVISSQLSVIKEYIVNGKNGLLVPPRDHKALAQTIMRLLGDNQLRNRLIKNGYETVRKDFNPKEQVKKIIRVYKEVIKNSRVKM from the coding sequence ATGAGAATAGCCTTGTTATCAAAATTCTTTTTACCCCAAACAGGTGGAATAGAAACCCATGTTTATGAATTGGCGGATTCTTTAGCTAAAGAAGGACACAAGGTATTTCTTATTACAACTTATGAAAATTATCTAAACCTTAAGAAAAGAAGATTCAAATTCAAAATTCTTGATGTAAAAAGTCCTATTGATAATATTCTTCATAAAAAATCTATTTCTCAGAGGCGAATTGGTGGACTCAAGGCTTTTACTTCTGAGGAGGCTTTTATTATAGCCAAAAAATTAAAAGAAGTGGGTATTGATATTATTCATGCTCACGACCCATTTTCCTGTTATACTTCGATTTTTGTAAAATATATGATTTATAAGCCTGTAGTTTTAACAATGCATACAAGCCACGGAGTATTAGTAAATAATGATTGTTATCAGGGAATGTGCGAAGGCTACAATGAGAATAAATGTATCAGGTGTGAACAGGAGAGATTCTATAAATCAGAACCTATATATAGAATATTTGATATGAGGATGAGAAGACTTTTTTTAAGTAACGCTGATAAAATAATTTTCGTCAGCAGAAAGGATAAAGAAGATTTAGTTAAATATCAGGGTTTAAAAAATAATGTTGTGTATATCAATAATTGGGTTTGTCTTAAGAAAAAAAGAGTTGATGGCGGAGATAAATTAAGAAAAAGATTTAATTTGAGTCAAAAAAACAAAATTATTTTATGTGTTGGCAGAATAGTCCCTCAGAAGGGAGTTGAATATTTAATACGGGCTTTGCCTCTTGTATTAAAACGTTATCCAGAATGCAAAGTTATTCTTACCGGGAGAATAAAACAGAAATGGATGCCATCATCTTATGGAGAATTAGTAGAAAGTTTAATAAAAAAGTTAGGATTAGAAAACAACATAATATTTACTGGAGAAATACCAAAAGAGGAGATGCCTGCTATATATAAATTAGCAGAGGTAATGGCTTTTCCTACACTTCACGAAAATTACGGGCTTGTTAACTTGGAAGCAATGGCAGCTGGCATTCCAGTTATTAGTAGCCAACTAAGCGTTATAAAAGAATATATAGTGAATGGTAAAAATGGTCTATTAGTTCCACCCAGAGACCATAAAGCACTGGCCCAAACAATAATGAGGTTACTGGGTGATAATCAGTTAAGGAATAGATTAATAAAAAATGGTTATGAGACTGTGAGAAAGGATTTTAATCCTAAAGAGCAAGTAAAGAAAATAATAAGAGTCTACAAGGAAGTTATTAAAAACTCACGAGTAAAAATGTAA
- a CDS encoding ThiF family adenylyltransferase yields MVKGDKYYSFLARSIPFLTEEGVKKLRNSTIAIAGCGGVGGASAVTLARLGVGRFRLADPGRFDEPDVNRQWAAFKSTLGKNKAEVYEKVLKDINPTINIKKFCKGVPFDSLSSFLDNVDIVIDSLDYFVNYESRKELYREARKKGIFMLTSSIVGFGATLMGFSPFGMKHEDFTKSWNKNMPFHIKKYSVPWCIDLIKDKMKTHEIPSLSLSCNLAGSLLAAESLIILLQDILPIKREPIIAPKFVIVDLFRQKYNILDATKL; encoded by the coding sequence ATGGTCAAAGGGGATAAGTATTATAGTTTTCTTGCCAGAAGCATCCCTTTTTTGACAGAAGAGGGTGTAAAAAAGTTAAGAAATTCTACAATAGCAATAGCAGGATGTGGCGGCGTTGGTGGCGCATCAGCTGTCACGCTTGCCAGATTGGGAGTGGGTAGATTTAGGTTAGCCGATCCAGGTAGATTTGATGAGCCTGATGTTAATCGTCAGTGGGCGGCTTTCAAATCAACGTTAGGAAAAAATAAAGCAGAGGTTTATGAAAAAGTTTTAAAAGACATAAACCCAACAATTAATATTAAAAAATTCTGTAAAGGAGTTCCTTTTGACTCTCTTTCGTCTTTTTTGGATAACGTTGATATTGTTATAGACTCTTTAGATTACTTTGTAAATTACGAGTCGAGAAAAGAATTATATCGAGAGGCAAGAAAAAAAGGAATTTTTATGCTCACAAGTTCAATTGTGGGATTTGGAGCCACACTTATGGGGTTTTCACCATTCGGTATGAAGCATGAAGATTTTACGAAATCTTGGAATAAGAATATGCCTTTTCATATCAAAAAATATTCTGTTCCCTGGTGTATAGATTTAATTAAAGATAAAATGAAGACGCATGAAATTCCTTCTCTTTCTTTAAGTTGCAACTTGGCTGGTTCGTTACTTGCTGCGGAATCTTTAATAATATTATTACAAGATATTTTACCGATTAAAAGAGAACCAATAATTGCTCCTAAGTTTGTAATTGTCGACCTTTTCCGCCAAAAATATAATATTTTAGATGCAACTAAACTTTAA
- a CDS encoding alpha/beta hydrolase yields MNMECKYTFIQNNKIFVRTKGYGEPIILIHGMFTSSLCWINTIHELANSYKVYALDLPGWGESDKPKVNYSTIYYAQFLNEFMRYFEIEKSIFVGHSIGGQIALSMAVEYPKKVKKLILVNSGGILPSKLPKLLFLFKVSFIGYLLSCWIMRKSAIKSMMRNAMFFNSQYVTDDVLNDAFKSSKYAFSKLMGNLTDLRDRLSEIGIPTLIIWGKKDRSLPLDMGSLFNKLIPNSVLEVIQEAGHYPQIEKPEVFNSIIQRFLSDG; encoded by the coding sequence ATGAATATGGAGTGTAAATACACATTTATACAGAATAATAAGATTTTTGTCAGAACTAAAGGGTATGGTGAACCTATAATTCTGATCCATGGAATGTTTACTTCGTCTCTTTGTTGGATTAACACAATCCATGAATTAGCGAATTCTTATAAAGTTTATGCTTTAGATCTCCCTGGCTGGGGCGAATCTGATAAACCTAAAGTAAATTACAGCACCATTTATTATGCTCAATTCCTAAATGAATTTATGAGATACTTTGAAATAGAAAAGTCAATTTTTGTGGGCCATTCTATTGGGGGACAAATTGCTTTAAGTATGGCTGTTGAATATCCAAAAAAAGTTAAGAAACTTATCTTAGTTAATAGTGGGGGAATATTACCCTCAAAATTACCTAAGTTACTCTTTTTATTTAAGGTTTCATTTATAGGTTATTTGTTGAGTTGCTGGATTATGAGAAAAAGTGCAATTAAGTCAATGATGCGCAATGCAATGTTTTTCAATTCTCAATATGTAACGGATGATGTTTTAAATGATGCTTTTAAATCATCCAAATATGCATTTAGTAAGTTAATGGGGAATCTTACTGATTTAAGAGATCGACTTTCAGAGATCGGAATTCCTACCTTAATTATATGGGGAAAGAAAGACAGAAGTTTACCGTTGGACATGGGAAGTCTTTTTAATAAATTAATACCTAATTCTGTTTTAGAAGTGATACAAGAAGCAGGACATTATCCTCAAATTGAGAAACCAGAAGTTTTTAATTCTATAATTCAACGTTTCTTATCAGATGGTTAA
- a CDS encoding cobalamin-dependent protein (Presence of a B(12) (cobalamin)-binding domain implies dependence on cobalamin itself, in one of its several forms, or in some unusual lineages, dependence on a cobalamin-like analog.) codes for MKILLIQPPLWNPAMTPGLIEPLGLETIAANVNTHEMEILDMRIDSDLMRKLDDFKPDIVGITGVAPEYEVVCSVLGDVKKYSSNILTVVGGIFASLAPEEFKREFVDVIVIGEGEITFPELVEAYRLKRDFSKVKGIAYREGRQLCFTPSRERIKNLDDFPLPNRNLTRAHRVLYNRHGRRPVGAIFTTRGCTYKCDFCTCWKFSNGTFTKRGVESIVNELMLIDEELVNVEDDNTMLDLNFFEELYKAIRKAGIKKRFFIYGRSDSIARRPDIIEKWREIGLDAILVGLESFRDEDLIRHNKNNSIANNENAIHILKQNGVEIIGYFLIESSFSKEDFDALLNYIKKMKLTFVVVPFLTPGPGTDLYEKEKHNLITNDWQFFDGFHMVVRPTKLSIDEFLECCTKLLVGIYGNRFVKIKNNLSDKDKVVEKQYQQVLANYKRHNLK; via the coding sequence ATGAAAATATTATTAATTCAACCGCCATTGTGGAATCCTGCTATGACACCTGGTTTGATTGAGCCACTTGGATTGGAGACAATAGCAGCAAATGTAAATACTCATGAGATGGAAATATTGGACATGAGGATTGATTCTGATTTGATGAGAAAATTAGATGATTTCAAACCAGATATAGTTGGAATTACAGGTGTTGCACCAGAATATGAAGTTGTCTGTAGTGTGTTAGGAGATGTAAAAAAATACTCCTCAAATATCTTGACTGTTGTCGGAGGGATTTTTGCTTCACTAGCTCCTGAGGAATTTAAAAGAGAATTTGTTGATGTGATTGTCATTGGTGAAGGAGAAATAACTTTTCCTGAATTAGTAGAAGCATATAGATTAAAAAGAGATTTCTCTAAAGTCAAGGGAATTGCATATAGAGAGGGAAGGCAATTATGTTTCACACCGAGTAGAGAACGAATAAAAAATTTAGACGATTTTCCACTACCTAATCGCAATTTAACAAGAGCCCATAGGGTACTTTATAATCGACATGGACGAAGACCTGTTGGTGCAATTTTTACCACAAGGGGTTGCACATATAAATGTGATTTTTGTACATGCTGGAAATTTTCAAATGGAACCTTTACCAAGCGGGGTGTTGAATCGATTGTCAATGAGCTGATGCTTATTGATGAAGAACTTGTAAATGTCGAAGATGACAATACAATGTTAGACTTAAACTTTTTTGAAGAATTATATAAGGCTATTAGAAAGGCAGGTATTAAAAAAAGATTTTTCATTTATGGCCGGTCGGATTCCATTGCGAGAAGGCCTGATATTATTGAAAAGTGGAGAGAAATTGGTTTAGACGCTATTCTTGTTGGTTTGGAATCTTTCCGTGATGAGGATTTAATTAGGCATAATAAAAATAACTCAATTGCCAACAATGAAAATGCAATTCATATTTTAAAGCAAAATGGTGTTGAAATAATTGGGTATTTTTTAATTGAATCGAGCTTTTCCAAAGAAGACTTTGATGCCCTACTAAATTATATAAAAAAGATGAAGTTGACTTTTGTTGTAGTGCCTTTTTTAACCCCAGGGCCTGGGACCGATTTATATGAAAAGGAAAAACATAATCTTATTACTAATGACTGGCAATTCTTTGATGGATTTCATATGGTTGTTCGTCCTACAAAATTATCTATTGATGAGTTTTTGGAATGTTGTACTAAATTACTAGTTGGCATTTATGGAAATAGATTTGTTAAAATTAAAAACAATTTATCAGACAAAGACAAAGTTGTCGAAAAACAGTATCAACAGGTCCTCGCCAATTATAAACGGCACAATTTAAAATAA